A stretch of the Sulfurimonas sp. HSL3-1 genome encodes the following:
- a CDS encoding spermidine synthase — MREFVYPEMMVHVPMCTHKAPQNVLVISEAPKRLQTEVARHEGVVVVHAPASLEALREVADGSVDVVICEADVDAAVAGHINRVLSEEGVVSMRHASLEEVQANTVLLGVLSNYFKVIMPYRLANEETLLLASKGNHPTADINLHRADMLDGLEYYNTDIHPAAFAMPNYIRKTYLGIIRN, encoded by the coding sequence ATGAGAGAGTTTGTCTACCCTGAAATGATGGTACACGTCCCGATGTGTACCCACAAGGCGCCCCAGAATGTTCTGGTGATCAGCGAGGCGCCCAAACGCCTTCAGACGGAAGTGGCGCGCCACGAGGGCGTCGTTGTCGTCCATGCGCCGGCCAGCCTTGAGGCGCTGCGCGAAGTCGCCGACGGCAGTGTCGACGTCGTCATTTGCGAAGCGGATGTCGATGCGGCGGTGGCCGGACACATCAACCGCGTCCTTAGTGAAGAGGGGGTCGTTTCCATGCGCCACGCTTCGCTCGAGGAAGTCCAGGCCAATACGGTCCTGCTCGGCGTGCTGAGCAACTATTTCAAGGTGATCATGCCTTACCGCCTTGCCAACGAGGAGACCCTGCTGCTGGCCAGCAAGGGTAACCATCCGACGGCGGACATCAACCTCCACCGCGCAGACATGCTCGACGGGCTGGAGTACTACAACACGGATATCCACCCGGCCGCGTTCGCGATGCCGAATTACATCCGCAAAACCTACCTCGGAATCATCCGCAACTAA
- the coaE gene encoding dephospho-CoA kinase (Dephospho-CoA kinase (CoaE) performs the final step in coenzyme A biosynthesis.): protein MAFEYAIALTGGIATGKSTVASLLALHGLRVIDADAIAHRLLDEHSGWVAETFGARYVENGKVLRSELGKVIFSDPTAKATLESYLHPKIRQAIEEESERQDAFKFPYLIDIPLYFETQAYPIADSVVVYTPKATQLQRFMKRNGFDEAEALRRIESQMDIEEKKKRATWVIDNSGNLKHLQAECEAFVDTIKAKYQ from the coding sequence ATGGCTTTTGAGTATGCGATCGCACTGACCGGGGGGATCGCGACGGGCAAGAGTACCGTCGCTTCCCTGCTGGCCCTGCACGGCCTGCGGGTCATCGACGCCGATGCGATCGCGCACAGGCTGCTGGACGAGCACAGCGGATGGGTCGCCGAGACCTTCGGCGCACGCTATGTCGAAAACGGCAAGGTCCTGCGCAGCGAACTGGGCAAAGTGATCTTCTCCGACCCCACGGCCAAGGCGACGCTCGAATCTTACCTGCACCCCAAGATCCGTCAGGCGATCGAGGAGGAGAGCGAACGCCAGGACGCTTTCAAATTCCCCTACCTGATCGACATCCCGCTCTACTTCGAGACGCAGGCCTATCCCATCGCGGACTCCGTCGTCGTTTACACTCCCAAAGCGACGCAGCTGCAGCGGTTTATGAAACGCAACGGCTTCGACGAGGCCGAGGCGCTGCGCCGCATCGAGTCCCAGATGGACATCGAGGAGAAGAAAAAGCGCGCGACCTGGGTGATCGACAACAGCGGCAACCTCAAACACCTTCAGGCTGAGTGCGAGGCCTTTGTCGATACGATCAAAGCAAAATATCAATAA
- the dapF gene encoding diaminopimelate epimerase: MMIAKYSASGNDFVLFHSFIARDRSELARTLCDRQSGVGADGLIVLVPHAEHDFEWQFYNSDGSTAEMCGNGSRACAHYAYSNGLAPANMTFLTEAGVIGAEVEGDMVQSDLTPPKILRDDIVAGGKKWWLLDTGVPHLVTFDADMDNFDLVEARALRFEHNANVNIASVNSDGSIRVRTYERGVEDETLACGTGMAACFYRANREELVGDKAEVYPKSGETLYLGLEEGTITFKGLVKKTFETVLDVK; the protein is encoded by the coding sequence ATGATGATCGCCAAATACAGCGCCAGCGGTAACGACTTTGTCCTCTTCCACAGCTTTATCGCAAGAGACCGCTCCGAATTGGCCCGTACCCTCTGTGACCGCCAGAGCGGCGTCGGTGCCGACGGGCTGATCGTCCTCGTGCCGCACGCAGAGCACGACTTCGAGTGGCAGTTCTACAACAGCGACGGCTCGACGGCGGAGATGTGCGGCAACGGCAGCCGTGCCTGCGCGCACTACGCCTACAGCAACGGCCTGGCACCGGCGAACATGACTTTCCTGACGGAAGCGGGTGTTATCGGCGCCGAGGTAGAAGGCGATATGGTGCAAAGCGACCTGACCCCGCCGAAGATCCTCCGTGACGACATCGTCGCGGGTGGGAAAAAGTGGTGGCTGCTCGATACGGGCGTGCCCCACCTCGTCACCTTCGATGCCGACATGGACAATTTCGACCTCGTAGAGGCGCGTGCGCTGCGCTTTGAACACAATGCCAACGTCAACATCGCCTCTGTCAACAGCGACGGTTCCATCCGGGTACGGACTTATGAGCGCGGCGTCGAGGATGAGACGCTGGCCTGCGGGACGGGGATGGCGGCCTGTTTCTACCGCGCCAATCGTGAAGAACTTGTCGGTGACAAAGCGGAGGTCTACCCCAAAAGCGGGGAGACGCTCTATCTCGGGCTGGAAGAGGGGACGATTACCTTCAAAGGGCTGGTGAAGAAGACGTTTGAGACGGTTTTGGATGTGAAGTAA
- the prfA gene encoding peptide chain release factor 1: MLSDKLTPFIDRYNELSELLSSPDIANDIKRMTALSKEQSSLQDIVDTAKAYKQLLVDIEENKSLVYDDELGELAKEELKTLEPQVPVMEEEIKVLLLPTDPNDERNIILEMRAGTGGDEAAIFVGDLFTAYTRYAEIKGWKIELISSSPSDMGGYKEITALIKGDKVYSRLKFEGGTHRVQRVPATESQGRVHTSAITVAVMPEADDVDVKIDPNDLKIDVMRSSGCGGQSVNTTDSAVRITHLPTGIVVTNQDQKSQHKNKEKAMKVLQARLFEIEQQKAQEAEGAARKEQVGTGDRSGRIRTYNYPQNRISDHRINLTLYRLNEIMTGGLFDEIIDPLIADAQAKSMEAAGL; this comes from the coding sequence ATGCTTTCTGACAAACTGACCCCTTTTATCGACCGCTATAACGAACTCAGCGAACTACTCAGCAGTCCCGACATCGCCAACGACATCAAACGGATGACCGCACTCTCCAAAGAGCAATCCTCCCTGCAAGACATCGTCGATACGGCCAAGGCCTACAAACAGCTGCTCGTGGACATCGAAGAGAACAAGTCTCTTGTCTACGACGACGAACTGGGAGAACTGGCCAAAGAGGAGCTCAAAACCCTCGAACCGCAGGTCCCCGTGATGGAGGAGGAGATCAAGGTCCTCCTGCTGCCGACGGACCCCAACGACGAGCGCAACATTATCCTGGAGATGCGCGCGGGCACCGGCGGGGACGAAGCCGCAATCTTTGTCGGCGACCTCTTTACCGCCTATACCCGTTACGCGGAGATCAAAGGGTGGAAGATCGAACTGATCAGCTCCAGCCCCTCCGACATGGGCGGCTACAAGGAGATCACGGCGCTCATCAAGGGTGACAAGGTCTACAGCCGTCTGAAATTTGAAGGGGGGACCCACCGCGTGCAGCGGGTCCCGGCGACGGAGTCCCAGGGACGCGTCCACACCTCCGCCATCACCGTGGCCGTCATGCCCGAAGCGGATGACGTCGACGTTAAGATCGATCCGAACGACCTCAAAATCGACGTCATGCGTTCCTCCGGCTGTGGCGGGCAGTCCGTCAATACGACCGACTCCGCGGTGCGTATCACCCACCTGCCCACCGGCATCGTCGTCACCAACCAGGACCAGAAATCGCAGCATAAGAATAAAGAAAAAGCGATGAAGGTCCTGCAGGCGCGCCTCTTTGAGATCGAGCAGCAGAAAGCCCAGGAGGCCGAGGGCGCCGCGCGCAAGGAACAGGTCGGTACCGGCGACCGCAGCGGCCGCATCCGCACCTACAACTACCCTCAGAACCGCATCTCGGACCACCGCATCAACCTGACGCTCTACCGCCTCAACGAGATCATGACCGGCGGCCTCTTCGACGAGATCATCGACCCTCTCATCGCTGACGCCCAAGCAAAAAGCATGGAGGCTGCAGGCCTCTAA
- the rpsT gene encoding 30S ribosomal protein S20 — MANHKSSMKRIRQTEKRTERNRFYRTRLKNIVKAVRAAIDEGNKEAAAAAMTVANQQIHKFVTKGILKKETASRKVSRLQKAVNSL, encoded by the coding sequence ATGGCAAACCATAAGTCATCAATGAAACGTATCCGTCAAACTGAAAAACGTACGGAACGTAACAGATTTTACCGCACGCGCCTGAAAAACATCGTCAAAGCTGTCCGCGCAGCCATCGATGAAGGCAACAAAGAAGCAGCAGCTGCCGCTATGACTGTCGCTAACCAGCAGATCCACAAGTTCGTCACCAAAGGGATCCTGAAAAAAGAGACAGCTTCCCGCAAAGTCAGCCGCCTGCAAAAAGCTGTAAACAGCCTGTAG